The following DNA comes from Agromyces mangrovi.
CACGCTCGGCTTCCTCGTCCTACTGGTCGTGCTGGTGCTCGAGCGCCTCTTCGCGCTCTCACGCAGTCGCCTGTTCGGCTGGTTCTTCTGGACCTACAACGCCGGCGTCCTGCTGACCTCGGCAGTGCTGATCTTGCACGGCTCGCTGACGGTGCTGGGGGAGGAGTCTGGGGCGATGATCGCCGGCATCGCCGGTCTCGGCCACATGCTGCTCACCACGGGCCTGGTGCTGCTGATGTCGGCGCTCGGCCGTGCCATCGGTCGAGAGCGAGCGGATGCCCCTGAGGCGGCCGCGCTCGTCGCGTGAACGCGCCGAATCGTCTTCAGTTGCCGGGTTCCCACCTGAATACGTAGGCCGCAGCGCCGCAGAGCGCCTCGCCGCTGAGCTGTTGCACGGTCACCCTGACTTCGCCGGTACTGCCCGGCTGGTTGGCCCGGGTCAGCCTGATCACGAGCCAGCCCTCCGGGGTGAGGGTGGTCGCATTCACCGGAAAGACCTGGGGGAGATTCGTGTCCCCACCGATGCCGTTGAACGCCTGGCCCTCGATGGCCGTGATCTTCACGACCATTCCCGCCGCGATCGCTGCGGACGCCCGCCCGGCGTAATCGAAGTAGATCGTCATGTCGTTGTCGGTCGAGACGTCGACGCCGGTGCCCTCGAAGAGCACGCAGACCGGCGCCGGTTCGCTCGCGGCGGCGACGGGAACCGTCGCAGCGAGTGCGATCGTCGGGAGTGCCCAGGCCGCGCCGGCGACGATGCCCCGTCGCGAGAGCGGAGCGGGCTCGTCGTGACGGTCGGTCTGGCTTCGGTCGGGCGTGCTCGGCGACATCGTGCTCCTTCGGCGGCTGGGCTGGCGAGCGGAGCCGC
Coding sequences within:
- a CDS encoding DUF2871 domain-containing protein, whose protein sequence is MRRLFTASFAYLIAGVLSGLFYREFTKLNGFPEGESTQLGLAHTHLLTLGFLVLLVVLVLERLFALSRSRLFGWFFWTYNAGVLLTSAVLILHGSLTVLGEESGAMIAGIAGLGHMLLTTGLVLLMSALGRAIGRERADAPEAAALVA